In the genome of Limnobaculum zhutongyuii, one region contains:
- a CDS encoding beta propeller repeat protein: protein MIVDKYIQLAGGCIADDKTIYLLSRDGELEYGQKHTEVNIWNGDKSKPLLESQIIKATVEAVVRYKNLQENFDGLCVLSSDCEIFFIQRGSVYKEKIKDVPSGNEINSLAVIDDVLYGCGDGAVVYKRTAKKQWMAIHEAISEKFSTLDLIIKMDEYCDKREKTDGVDSMTATLEWNQSERFKYTDFRRLWSINGNRQNNIYACGSVNTPKSKDGVLFNYDGESWKRLAIPETNTLSSLFVGDDGRVLTGGLEGHLLMSQDGVHFRDVSTPEDLMVINYIKSYRDKIYLGTSDGLFQYQNESIVTPDIAQDLNKVDESILTECWSIDICGDYLLLMCEYSAWRYCFTTGVCELLIKFTGRPEEDDDE, encoded by the coding sequence ATGATTGTTGATAAATACATTCAGTTGGCAGGCGGATGCATTGCGGATGACAAGACAATTTATTTGTTATCTCGCGATGGTGAGTTGGAATATGGACAAAAGCACACTGAGGTAAACATCTGGAACGGCGATAAGTCCAAGCCTCTTTTGGAGTCCCAAATAATTAAAGCGACAGTTGAGGCTGTGGTCAGATATAAAAACTTGCAGGAGAATTTTGATGGTTTGTGCGTACTCTCTTCCGACTGTGAAATATTTTTTATCCAGCGCGGTAGCGTATATAAAGAAAAAATAAAGGATGTGCCATCGGGAAATGAGATTAACTCGTTGGCTGTTATAGATGATGTTCTTTATGGCTGCGGAGATGGAGCCGTTGTTTATAAGAGAACCGCAAAGAAACAATGGATGGCCATTCACGAGGCTATAAGCGAAAAATTCTCTACGCTCGACCTCATCATTAAAATGGATGAGTACTGTGATAAAAGGGAAAAAACAGACGGTGTTGATTCAATGACCGCTACTTTGGAATGGAATCAGTCTGAGCGATTCAAATATACAGATTTTCGGCGACTGTGGTCAATAAATGGAAACCGACAAAATAATATCTATGCTTGCGGCAGTGTAAATACCCCAAAGAGTAAAGATGGCGTTCTCTTCAACTATGATGGGGAAAGCTGGAAACGGCTGGCTATCCCTGAAACCAATACCCTTAGTTCGTTGTTCGTCGGCGACGATGGTCGGGTGCTGACAGGAGGGCTGGAAGGCCATCTTCTGATGAGTCAAGACGGAGTGCATTTTCGTGATGTCAGTACACCTGAAGACTTAATGGTAATCAACTATATCAAGTCATACCGCGACAAAATTTATCTAGGCACCTCTGATGGCCTGTTTCAGTATCAAAATGAAAGCATTGTGACACCAGATATTGCTCAAGACCTGAACAAAGTTGACGAAAGTATTCTGACCGAATGCTGGTCTATTGATATCTGTGGAGATTATCTGCTGCTGATGTGTGAATACTCCGCTTGGCGCTATTGTTTTACCACTGGCGTTTGTGAGCTGCTGATCAAATTCACCGGGCGACCTGAAGAGGATGATGATGAGTGA